In Uranotaenia lowii strain MFRU-FL chromosome 2, ASM2978415v1, whole genome shotgun sequence, one genomic interval encodes:
- the LOC129741887 gene encoding uncharacterized protein LOC129741887 yields MNGLVERQNRGILKALRIAKVLKTDWRKALEEYVFMYNTTPHAVTEKPPMELLTGRPVKVLLPSLRTDPMWYRDENTRETDTIKKFQGKQYADTLKPQRSQ; encoded by the coding sequence ATGAATGGTCTTGTTGAACGCCAAAATCGTGGAATACTGAAAGCCCTACGCATCGCAAAAGTATTAAAGACTGATTGGAGGAAAGCTTTGGAAGAGTATGTTTTTATGTATAATACAACACCCCATGCTGTAACCGAAAAACCTCCAATGGAACTTCTTACCGGTCGTCCAGTAAAAGTCTTACTGCCATCGCTACGAACTGATCCTATGTGGTACAGAGATGAGAATACCAGAGAAACCGATACTATAAAAAAGTTTCAAGGCAAGCAATACGCTGATACGCTCAAACCTCAACGATCTCAGTAG